A DNA window from Tenuifilaceae bacterium CYCD contains the following coding sequences:
- a CDS encoding phosphoglycerol transferase, whose amino-acid sequence MKNYNYFVKSISWLAGFIAFGVLLFFLSRIAYLLTYANFKELSNFKVDVLRAFGIGIRFDLKVLTIGLLPLVLLSFLTLLFGNKGFKVIRKTFQIYGFIILSIFALLMIIDYYFFSFYNSRISVIFFGFFEDDTLAVLKTIWTDFPLIPILIGLFVALFLLYKASGWISKDREFKKLLSNRVLIQAFAILVFVGVYFAGMRGTLAIIPLDGRHATFSENTFVNTLANNGVFALKIAYSDRKNYKVDINISKMLKQYKFKTESEAISTYLGNPNDTLNTSSLIATTPKNEFLKQNPPSVVFVMMESMSNYYLNFHSEKTNLLGALENELKDCYLFRNFLSSYNGTIFSLEGIMVNSPQGPLSQSKYQTVTLESSSAKPFVEKGYQTTFITGGKMGWRSMDKFINKQYFETIEAEPNLLKECPDAKRCEWGVHDENMFDRTFEILSNAKQPQFIYAMTISHHSPYDIPESYQGYPLELTDEMKSKLKATPEIALKSLKAYQYANDCLGKFINKIRNSPLGKNTIIVATGDHNIHQIFDFTDKDLLMKYSVPFLLYVPDAYKPKNDVNTKKFGSHRDVFPTLFNLALSDAKYVNSGNNLLSDKGKDNYSVYCYRIAMDSVGCVDYTSTPLYFRWSDMNTMQLEPSSQNPDEHLQKLMIKSKAYTASMNILVMEDLAKKTNQKK is encoded by the coding sequence ATGAAAAACTATAATTACTTTGTAAAATCGATATCGTGGTTAGCCGGTTTTATCGCATTTGGCGTTCTTCTCTTTTTCTTATCCAGAATTGCATATCTACTCACCTACGCAAATTTCAAAGAACTCAGCAATTTTAAGGTCGATGTTTTACGAGCATTCGGAATAGGCATCCGATTCGACCTAAAAGTACTCACCATAGGATTGCTGCCGTTGGTTCTACTATCATTTCTAACATTACTTTTCGGCAATAAAGGATTCAAAGTAATCCGTAAGACTTTTCAAATATATGGATTCATCATCCTAAGCATTTTTGCACTTTTGATGATTATAGATTACTACTTTTTCAGTTTCTATAATTCCCGAATAAGCGTAATATTCTTTGGATTTTTTGAGGATGATACGCTTGCTGTGCTTAAAACCATATGGACCGATTTCCCATTAATCCCAATACTTATAGGCCTATTTGTTGCGTTATTCCTACTCTACAAAGCAAGCGGCTGGATTTCCAAGGATCGGGAATTTAAAAAATTACTCTCGAACAGAGTATTAATCCAGGCATTCGCCATTTTGGTTTTCGTTGGGGTTTACTTTGCAGGAATGCGCGGAACCCTAGCAATTATTCCACTCGATGGCCGACACGCAACTTTCTCAGAGAACACTTTTGTTAATACATTGGCAAACAATGGCGTTTTTGCACTTAAGATTGCCTACTCCGATAGAAAAAACTACAAGGTTGATATCAACATTTCCAAAATGCTTAAGCAGTACAAGTTCAAAACTGAAAGCGAGGCAATATCGACATACTTAGGAAATCCGAACGATACATTAAACACATCTTCATTAATTGCCACAACACCTAAAAATGAGTTTTTAAAGCAGAATCCACCTTCGGTAGTATTTGTGATGATGGAAAGTATGAGCAACTACTACCTCAACTTTCACTCCGAAAAAACAAATCTGCTTGGGGCTCTCGAAAACGAACTTAAAGACTGCTATCTGTTCCGCAACTTTCTTTCATCGTACAATGGTACTATCTTCTCGCTCGAAGGAATTATGGTAAACAGTCCACAAGGACCGCTTTCGCAATCAAAATATCAAACTGTAACACTCGAATCGTCATCGGCTAAGCCTTTTGTTGAGAAAGGCTACCAAACAACCTTCATAACAGGCGGAAAAATGGGATGGCGCAGCATGGACAAGTTCATCAACAAGCAATATTTCGAAACCATTGAGGCTGAGCCCAACCTGCTAAAGGAATGCCCCGATGCCAAACGATGCGAATGGGGCGTTCACGATGAGAACATGTTCGATAGAACCTTCGAAATACTTAGCAATGCGAAGCAACCTCAATTCATTTATGCGATGACAATATCGCATCACTCGCCATACGATATTCCAGAATCATATCAAGGTTACCCGCTAGAGTTGACCGACGAAATGAAGAGCAAACTCAAAGCAACACCTGAGATTGCATTAAAGAGTTTAAAGGCCTATCAGTATGCCAACGATTGCCTCGGAAAATTTATCAATAAAATCAGAAATTCACCGCTGGGTAAAAACACCATTATAGTAGCAACCGGCGACCACAACATTCACCAAATATTTGATTTTACCGACAAGGATTTACTGATGAAATATTCGGTTCCATTCCTGCTTTACGTTCCCGATGCCTACAAACCAAAAAACGATGTTAATACCAAGAAATTTGGTTCGCACCGAGATGTTTTTCCAACGCTGTTTAACCTAGCGCTTTCCGATGCCAAATATGTAAACTCAGGGAATAATCTACTATCGGACAAGGGTAAGGATAACTACAGCGTTTACTGCTATCGCATAGCAATGGATAGCGTGGGCTGTGTCGATTACACCTCAACCCCGCTATACTTTAGATGGAGCGATATGAATACGATGCAGCTTGAACCATCATCGCAAAATCCCGATGAACATCTCCAAAAGTTGATGATAAAATCAAAGGCTTACACCGCATCCATGAATATCCTAGTGATGGAAGACTTGGCAAAGAAGACAAATCAGAAAAAATAG
- a CDS encoding TlyA family rRNA (cytidine-2'-O)-methyltransferase, with translation MKRLDIHLVEKGLIQSREKAKYSIQKGLVTVNDTVITKPSFNVDDNANVEFNAAEAMPFVGRGGLKLEKAILDFNLDFKDKYILDVGASTGGFTHCALQHGAAFVWAVDVGTNQLDASLRKKQQVCSMEECDIRMLKESAIPKKVDFIVADLSFISLTMVAPHLPKFLAPNGAMMLLIKPQFEAGREFVGKNGLVKNPKVHVDVINRVAEAFSKLGYNLSKLSHSPIHGKEKNIEYLALFSHSKLQVADIKQKVIFAFEFQKNL, from the coding sequence ATGAAGCGTCTTGACATACACCTTGTGGAGAAAGGACTTATCCAATCGCGCGAGAAAGCGAAGTATAGCATACAAAAGGGACTGGTCACTGTAAATGATACAGTAATTACAAAACCATCGTTTAATGTGGACGACAATGCGAATGTTGAATTCAATGCAGCAGAAGCAATGCCATTTGTAGGCCGCGGTGGATTAAAACTCGAAAAAGCAATCCTCGATTTTAACCTCGATTTTAAGGATAAATATATTTTAGATGTTGGCGCATCGACAGGTGGCTTTACCCACTGTGCGCTACAACACGGAGCAGCCTTTGTTTGGGCTGTGGATGTTGGCACAAATCAACTTGATGCCTCACTCAGAAAAAAACAGCAGGTGTGCTCAATGGAAGAGTGCGACATTAGAATGCTTAAAGAATCGGCTATTCCCAAGAAAGTAGACTTTATTGTTGCCGATTTATCGTTTATCTCTTTAACCATGGTTGCTCCACATCTCCCAAAGTTTCTAGCGCCGAATGGCGCAATGATGCTACTGATAAAGCCTCAGTTTGAAGCAGGACGTGAATTTGTTGGTAAAAACGGACTGGTTAAAAATCCAAAGGTTCATGTAGATGTTATAAACAGGGTTGCCGAAGCCTTTTCCAAATTAGGCTACAACCTCAGCAAATTAAGTCACTCACCCATCCATGGTAAGGAGAAAAACATAGAATACCTTGCCTTGTTCAGCCATTCCAAGTTGCAAGTAGCAGATATAAAACAAAAGGTTATTTTTGCATTCGAATTCCAGAAAAACCTATAA
- a CDS encoding dipeptidyl carboxypeptidase II, which translates to MVSCEKKAENPFLETYNTPFGVPPFDKIKPVHYEPAILEGIKENLAEIDAITSNTEAPTFENTIIPLDNSGELLQRVVIVMENIKEANRTDSLQEVIKKVSPILSKHRDDISMNAKLFERVKAVYDKMGEANYTPEQKRLIEKIYKGFVRGGANLNAEDQEKLRKLNQDLSLLAIQFNENLLAETNNYRIVIENKDDLAGLPESVIAMGASDAKAIDMEGKWVFTIQKPSMLPFLTYSTNRDLREKLYYGYYMRGNNDNANDNKEVIKKIVDLRQQKAQILGYPTHAHFVLDVNMAKVPENVYDLLNKIWTPALKVAKTERDEMQKMINAEGGKFKLSAADWWSYSEKVRKAKFDLDEEMLRPYLSLEGVKNGVFNLTEKLYGLKYKKLTDVPVYHPDAEVYEVLEADGKHLGILYLDFFPRESKSPGAWCTGFQEYKEKADGTIQTPIVSIVCNFTKPTENAPSLLSYDEAETFFHEFGHALHGLFSKVKYSGLQGVPQDFVELPSQIMEHWASNPLYLKEYAKHYQTGEPMPDELIAKIDKSGHFNQGFATTEFLAASILDMDYHTLTADKAKIADVVAFEKASMDKIGLIPEIWPRYRSTYFGHIFSDVMGYSSGYYSYIWAEVLDADAFEAYVESGDIFNKEIANKFRTCVLEKGGSKDAMELYKDFRGKEPSIEPLLKNRGLN; encoded by the coding sequence ATGGTTTCTTGTGAGAAAAAGGCTGAGAACCCATTCTTGGAGACATACAATACTCCATTCGGAGTTCCTCCTTTCGATAAGATTAAGCCAGTGCATTATGAGCCAGCAATACTGGAAGGAATTAAAGAGAACTTGGCCGAAATTGATGCCATTACATCTAACACCGAAGCACCAACCTTCGAGAACACTATTATTCCATTGGATAACAGTGGCGAACTTCTACAAAGAGTTGTTATTGTAATGGAGAATATCAAAGAAGCAAACAGAACCGATTCGCTTCAGGAAGTTATCAAAAAAGTATCTCCAATCTTATCGAAGCATCGCGACGACATTAGCATGAACGCCAAACTATTCGAGCGAGTTAAAGCCGTTTACGATAAAATGGGCGAAGCAAACTACACCCCAGAGCAAAAACGACTAATCGAAAAAATATACAAAGGATTCGTTCGCGGAGGTGCAAATCTTAATGCCGAAGATCAAGAAAAACTTCGCAAATTAAATCAGGATCTTTCACTACTTGCTATACAGTTTAACGAAAATCTTCTGGCAGAGACCAACAACTACAGAATAGTTATTGAAAACAAGGATGATTTGGCAGGATTACCTGAATCTGTTATTGCAATGGGAGCATCTGATGCAAAAGCAATTGACATGGAAGGCAAGTGGGTTTTTACAATTCAAAAACCAAGTATGCTTCCTTTCCTAACCTACTCGACCAACCGCGATTTACGCGAGAAACTATACTACGGCTACTATATGCGAGGCAATAATGACAACGCCAACGATAATAAGGAAGTAATCAAGAAAATTGTAGATCTACGTCAACAGAAGGCTCAAATTCTTGGCTATCCAACCCATGCTCATTTCGTGCTCGATGTTAATATGGCTAAAGTTCCTGAGAATGTTTACGATTTACTAAATAAAATTTGGACACCTGCATTAAAAGTTGCCAAAACCGAACGCGATGAAATGCAGAAGATGATTAATGCCGAAGGTGGTAAATTTAAACTTAGCGCTGCCGATTGGTGGTCATATTCAGAAAAAGTACGTAAAGCAAAGTTTGATTTAGACGAGGAAATGCTACGTCCTTACCTTTCGCTTGAAGGTGTTAAGAATGGCGTTTTTAACTTAACCGAAAAACTATACGGTTTAAAGTATAAAAAACTAACCGATGTACCAGTTTACCATCCCGATGCAGAAGTTTACGAAGTACTAGAAGCTGATGGAAAACACCTTGGTATTCTATACTTAGACTTTTTCCCACGCGAAAGCAAAAGCCCAGGAGCATGGTGTACTGGTTTCCAGGAATACAAGGAAAAAGCAGATGGAACAATCCAAACGCCTATCGTATCAATTGTATGCAACTTCACAAAACCAACAGAAAATGCACCTTCATTATTAAGTTATGATGAAGCAGAGACCTTCTTCCATGAATTTGGACACGCTCTTCATGGATTATTCTCGAAAGTAAAATACAGTGGATTACAAGGTGTTCCTCAAGATTTCGTTGAACTTCCTAGTCAAATCATGGAACACTGGGCAAGCAATCCGTTGTATTTAAAAGAATATGCTAAGCATTATCAAACTGGCGAACCAATGCCCGACGAGCTAATTGCTAAGATTGACAAGAGCGGTCATTTCAACCAAGGCTTTGCAACCACTGAGTTCTTGGCAGCATCGATCCTCGATATGGACTACCATACATTGACAGCCGACAAGGCAAAAATCGCTGATGTTGTTGCCTTCGAAAAAGCATCGATGGATAAAATTGGATTGATTCCTGAAATTTGGCCACGTTACCGCAGCACATACTTTGGTCATATTTTCAGTGATGTTATGGGATACTCGAGCGGTTACTACTCATACATCTGGGCTGAGGTGCTAGATGCCGACGCTTTTGAGGCATACGTTGAAAGTGGTGATATTTTCAACAAGGAAATTGCCAACAAGTTCCGCACCTGCGTACTCGAAAAAGGTGGATCGAAGGATGCCATGGAACTTTACAAGGATTTCCGTGGTAAAGAGCCCAGCATTGAACCTCTACTTAAAAACAGAGGATTAAACTAA